The sequence below is a genomic window from Brevibacillus agri.
GCGCCCACGCCCAGATGCGCGCCCACGCCTCCTGAATGATCTCGACCATCGGGCCGACTCTGGTTGTAAAGACCGCATATGTAGCTGCCGGGATCGTTTTCACGGTCAGCTCGGCAGACAGCTCGCCCCCCGCTTCCACCTCAACGCCAACGAGCAACGAGTACGCTCCCTGTTCATCGCTTGCGTAATCCGAGTAGACGCCATAGACGACTCCCGGCTCTTTTTGCCCGGGCGTACGCGCCGGATACCCTTGCTCGTAATAGCGGTGCCACAAAGGCCCGATTTTCCCGTTTGCTCCGCATTCAGCCTCGTTCGTGGTCCGAATTTTCAGACCAGCTACACGCATTTCCCCCAGTTGGACGATCGTCGGATTCATCTGTTTGCACGCTCCTGTTCAAAGAATGGATTACATGCCTAGTATAGCTATCCTACCTTGACACCTGTCTGTCAACGTTTCTGGTCTGTCTCGTAGCATGCCAACATTTTTTTCGCCGTATCCGCGATCCGCTGGCGGATGAAATCCGGCGCCAGCACCTGCACGCTGTCGCCGTAGCTGAGCAGCATGCCTGTCAGCCACTCATCGTCTGCCATCGTCGTGCGGACAGTCATCTCGCCGTTTGGCGCGGTTTCAATCGTTTGCGGATCAAACATGTCTCGTACCCGGACGTGGACACGCGGTGCGCAGCGATACTTCAAAGCGGTCGGCCAGCTCGCGAGCGCTCATCCGGCGTTTGTTCAACAGCATCATGACAATCGCCAGCAATCGTTCTACTTTCAACTCTCGTTCCACCTTTTGGCGGCTCCGCTACCGGAGCTTTCTTACGTGTAAAAAGGAGAATCCGCAGCAAAAAATCCATGCTGCAAATTCTCCTTTGTTCGTTTCTTTCCACTTGAAAACTAGACTAGACGCCCATACGTCTGCGCTGGTTGTTCGGCTTTTTCGTCAACTGGCTTTTCATCGACTGGTTTTTCGCCTTCTGGTTCACAGGGTTGTTCGCTTGGGCCTGTGCCTGCTTCTTTTCCGCCAATTTGCGCTTCATCGCTTCCTGCAGGCTGATTTTTGGCTTTTCCGCTTTTGTTTCCAGTTCGTTTTGGTTTGGCTCCGTCATGCGTAGCAACTCCTCATAGAAATTGGTTATCTTCTATGTATTCTAGTGCAAGACGGGAGGATGTGCCAGTAGGAATCTAACTGTTTTGGGCGCGGAGTTGCATATATTTGACTCCGCTCGCCTGGTGCTTCAAAATGTCCTCCAGCAGCTCTGCGAGATAGGCTCCCGCTTCAATCGGCAAAGTCCCGCCCCGATGAATATTAGAAATAACCGTTCGATCTGATTCTACCGTATGGGCGTCCGGTTTGTAAATCATGTAAGCACTGAGACTTTCTGCCGTCGCAAGCCCCGGCCTTTCCCCGATCAGGGAGATGACGACTTTGCAATTGACGATTTTGGCGACCTGGTCCTGAATCCACACCCGTCCCTTGTGAATGAACACCGGCTTGCCCACGCTGATGTTGCGCATCGCCAATCCTTGCTGCAGGGCGGGCAGCAAATCCGGAATCGTCGCCTCGCAGGCAGACGTGCTCAGTCCGTCGGAGATGACGATCTGCACGTCTTTGCCTTTGTCGCCGTGCTGCTCCAGCCATCTGACCGACTCGTCGGACAGCAGCCGCCCCGAGTCGAGGTTCATCAAATATTCCTGCATGCTCGTCGCCCGCGAATGCAGCTCCGGGAGTTGCAGCCGCTGCAGCCATTCCGGGCTGATCGATTTCATGACCGCATCGTGTGCCGCCGCCTGGTCGATGCGAAACTGCAAATAGCTCGTCGTCTTCATTCTGGTCCCTGCGCGGCCGATCCCGATGCGCGCCGGCGTTCTCGCCATCGCCCGCTCCAATGCTTCCAGATTGTGCGGATTTTCTACGCCGCGCACCTTTTGCTCGGGAAAGTGAATCACTTCCCCCGTCTTTTTGGAAAGCTCATCCATGACCCGCTGGATCAGGTCATCCATGTTGATCTGTTTCATCGTGTGTGCCCTCCCCGCTCGTTAGTCGAAAACCGATAAATCGCCTGCCCGCTCTGTCAGCCGTCCGTTTTCCATCAGTCCCATTTTTTCCAGCCATTTTTCAAATTCGCGCAACGGGCGCAGGCCCAAAAGCTCGCGGTAGCTGGCATCGTCGTGGTAGCTCGTATCCTGATAGCTCAGCATGACGTCGTCGCCGCCGGGCACGCCCATGTAAAAATTCGCTCCGGCAAGCGTCGTCAGCATCCCGGCAATTTCCTGGTCGTTTTGGTCCGCGTACATGTGGTTCGTGTAGGTAGGGGCAATTCCCATCGGCAAACCGTGCAGCTTGCCCATGAACAAATCCTCCAGGTCGGCACGGATCATCTGTCTGCCGTCGTACAGCGTTTCCGGCCCGATGAACCCGGAGACGTTGTTGACCATGAACGGCTTCCAGTGGCGGCAAAAGCCGTACGTACGCGCCTCCAGCGTCTGCATGTCCACGCCTTCGTGCGAGTCCAGCGACACCTCCGAGCCTTGCCCGGTTTCAAAGTACATCACGTTCGGCCCCGAAGCCGTGCCTTTTCGCAGCATCAACTCCATCGCTTCGTCCAGCAAATCTTTGGAGACGCCAAACGCTTCATTCGCCCGCTGCGAGCCAGCCAGGCTCTGGAACATCAAGGAGATCGGCGCTCCGCCGCGCAATGCTTGCATCTGGGTGGTAATGTGGGCGAGGACGCAGTTTTGCGTCGGGATCTCCCATTTTTGCATGAAATCGTGGGACATCTTGAGCAGTTTGGTAACGCTTTCAACCGAGTCGTTGTTCGGGTTGATCCCGATGACGGCATCGCCGGAGCCGTAGGACAGACCTTCCTTCATCGAAGCGAGAATGCCCTCCGGATCGTCAATCGGGTGGTTCGGCTGGCACCGGAACGCCAGTCTGCCCGGCTCGCCGATGAGCGTGTTGCAGTACGCCTGGTGCCTCATTTTTTGCGAAGCCATCACCAGGTCAATGCTCGACATCAGCTTGGCGGTCGCGGCAATCATTTCACTGGTCAAGCCGCGGCTGATCCGGGTAAGCTCCGGCATGCCTGTCGAAAAGGACAAAATGTACTCGCGCAGCTCCCCGACCGTCCAGTTTTTGATTTCGTTGTAGATCGACAAATTCAAATCGTCGTAAATGATGCGGGTGACTTCGTCTTTTTCGTACGGAATCACCGGATTTTCGTAGATGTCCTTGAGCTGCATCTCGCTCAGGACGACTTTGGCCGCCATCCGCTCCAGTGCGGAGTTGGCTGCAATTTTGCTCATCTGGTCGCCAGACTTCTCTTCGCTCGCTTTCGCCAATACATCGCGAACGGATGTGAACTGGTAATGTTCTTTACGGATGACGCATGCCAATTTCATCTCGCTTCACTCGCTTTCTTTGGTAGGGCTTCCTTGCTTTCCTGCCCGCCCGGCACAATGGGAGCGAAAACGGTCATCCTGCTTTTTCGCGTTTCTCCCCGGAAAAAACTCGTGCGGGACCAGCTCGTCGTTGAGCAATCGCGG
It includes:
- a CDS encoding GyrI-like domain-containing protein; its protein translation is MNPTIVQLGEMRVAGLKIRTTNEAECGANGKIGPLWHRYYEQGYPARTPGQKEPGVVYGVYSDYASDEQGAYSLLVGVEVEAGGELSAELTVKTIPAATYAVFTTRVGPMVEIIQEAWARIWAWAQESGVKRTFVSDFERYDGVRCADPNQAQVDIYVAIEQK
- a CDS encoding helix-turn-helix transcriptional regulator translates to MFDPQTIETAPNGEMTVRTTMADDEWLTGMLLSYGDSVQVLAPDFIRQRIADTAKKMLACYETDQKR
- the eutC gene encoding ethanolamine ammonia-lyase subunit EutC → MKQINMDDLIQRVMDELSKKTGEVIHFPEQKVRGVENPHNLEALERAMARTPARIGIGRAGTRMKTTSYLQFRIDQAAAHDAVMKSISPEWLQRLQLPELHSRATSMQEYLMNLDSGRLLSDESVRWLEQHGDKGKDVQIVISDGLSTSACEATIPDLLPALQQGLAMRNISVGKPVFIHKGRVWIQDQVAKIVNCKVVISLIGERPGLATAESLSAYMIYKPDAHTVESDRTVISNIHRGGTLPIEAGAYLAELLEDILKHQASGVKYMQLRAQNS
- a CDS encoding ethanolamine ammonia-lyase subunit EutB; this encodes MKLACVIRKEHYQFTSVRDVLAKASEEKSGDQMSKIAANSALERMAAKVVLSEMQLKDIYENPVIPYEKDEVTRIIYDDLNLSIYNEIKNWTVGELREYILSFSTGMPELTRISRGLTSEMIAATAKLMSSIDLVMASQKMRHQAYCNTLIGEPGRLAFRCQPNHPIDDPEGILASMKEGLSYGSGDAVIGINPNNDSVESVTKLLKMSHDFMQKWEIPTQNCVLAHITTQMQALRGGAPISLMFQSLAGSQRANEAFGVSKDLLDEAMELMLRKGTASGPNVMYFETGQGSEVSLDSHEGVDMQTLEARTYGFCRHWKPFMVNNVSGFIGPETLYDGRQMIRADLEDLFMGKLHGLPMGIAPTYTNHMYADQNDQEIAGMLTTLAGANFYMGVPGGDDVMLSYQDTSYHDDASYRELLGLRPLREFEKWLEKMGLMENGRLTERAGDLSVFD